A region of the Flintibacter sp. KGMB00164 genome:
TGGGTCTTGTACTGATAGGCCTCCTCCGCCTCGCTCCAGCGGTAATAGAGAGGCTCCACCAGGGGGAGGCCCTCCTTCCAGGCGCGGTAGTTCATGGTGTACAGATAGGGCACCAGACGGTGGCGCTCCTGGAGCGCCTGTGTCATCGCCTGCTGGGCCTCTTCCTTGTAGCGCCAGGGCTCTTTGCCCTGGAAGGGGCTGTTGGAGGCGTGGAGCCGGTTGATGGGGGAGAACACGCCCAGCTGTACCCAGCGGGTGACCAGCTCGTCATTGCGGTAGCCGTGCATGTGGCCGCCGATATCGTGGCTCCACCAGCCGTAGCCGATGTTGGAGGCGTTGGCGGTAAAGTAGGGCTGGAAGTTCAGAGACTCCCAGGTGACAATGGTGTCGCCGGAAAAGCCTACGGGGTAGCGGTGGCTGCCCGGACCGGCGTAGCGGGAGAAGGTCATGGGCCGCTTGCCGTCCCGGCCGCTGTCCAGAAAGTGGTAGTGGTTCAAAATCCAAAGGGGATCCAGCCCCTCCACCTTGCACAGGTTTCCCTGCTGCCAGTCGATCCACCAGAAGTCCACGCCCTGCTCCTCCAGGGGATGGTGGAGGTACTTGAAATATGCCTCCAAAAACTTGGGGTCGGCGGGGTCACAGGCCACCGGGTCCTCCGCCTGCCAGTCCACCCCCATCTCCTTGGCCATGGGCAGATACTGCTCCTCATGGGCCTGCACGCCCTCGGCGGGGTGTACATTCAGGGTCACCTTCATGCCGCGGCGGTGCAGTTCCTCCAGCAGTGCGGGCGGGTCGGGGAAAAGCTCCCGGTTCCAGGTATAGCCTGTCCAGCCGCTGCCGTACTTGGGGTCGATGTCCACCAGGTGCCAGTCCATGTCGATGACCCCCACGGTAAAGGGAATGTTTTCCTTCTGGAAGCGGTCCATCAGCTCCAGATAGCTGTCCTGAGTATAGCGGTAGTAGCGGCTCCACCAGTTGCCCAGAGCAAAGCGGGGCAGCATGGGGGCAGAGCCGCACAGATGGTAAAAGTCCTGAAGAGCCTGGGTATAGTCGTGTCCATAGCCCCAGAAGTACAGGTCCTGGATGCCCTTTTTTCGGGGCTCCAGCCAGCCGTCCTCCAGCAAAATCTGAGAGGAACTGTCATCCAGCACGGCAAAGCCGTTGCGGGAGAGAATACCGCTCTCCAGAGGAATGGCGCCGTTGGCCTCGTCCAGAGTGCGGGCGGTGCCGCCCAGGTCGCTGGCCTTCTGGCCGTAGCGCCAGATGCTGTGGTATTGGGTGAGGCCGCCCTTCACCTGAATGCTCAGACCCTGGGGAGAGAACGGCTTTTCGTTATACACCAGGTGCACGCGGTCGGTGTGGATCTCCAACTGTCCATCCTGGTGCAGCACCCGGAAATTGGTTTTGGGGAAATCCCGGTGGAGGACGGTCTGGGTGGGCCGGTCCTCAAAGACTCCGTCGGGGCTGTACTCCAGGCGCAGCAGGCCCTGGGTGAGCACCGTGATGCGGTAGTGCTGCCCGGCGACAATGTTCTCTGGGCAGGCAGCGGGCGTGGTTTGGATATGGTAGATGGGATTCAAGGCAGATACCCCCTTATTGTTTTTCCACTGGTTATTGGTTATGACCGCATTGTACATATTCTGGAAGTAAAAGTCCAGAGGGGAAGCCATCCTTACAGCGGTGCTTTTTGCCAAAGGCAGTACCTGTAACGTGGTTCGGATTTCCAGCGGATGAAACAAAAAGGAGCCCCGGACTTAAATTGGTCCGGAGCTCCTGATAAAGTATGTAAGAATGGTTACTGCTTGTGGTCTTCCGTCATGTATTTCCGGTAGCCTGGGTCGATGTTATAGCGCTTGAGGGACCACTTGTGGAAGACGATCTGCAGGAAGTAGAGGATCACCACACCCAGCGGCAGCAGCACGAAGGGAGTGACCTGAGTAAAGCCATAGATCAGATACATCACGGCGATCACGCCGCCCACAGTAAGGGCGTAAGGCAGCTGGGTGCCGACGTGGTCGATGTGGTCCGCGCCGGAGAAGATGGAGGCCATGACGGTAGTGTCGGACACAGGAGAGGCGTGGTCGCCCAGGATGGCGCCGGAGAGGACCGCGCCGCACATGCCAGCAGCGAAGTTCACGTCGCCGGTGATGGCGTAGCCGAGCTGAATGGCCAGCGGGGTCATGATGGCCATGGTGCCCCAGGAGGTGCCAGTGGCAAAGGCGATGATGATGGAGCAGACCAGAACCAGAACAGGGAGCAGGCCCACGGGCACGCTGCCGCCTACGGTGGCGGCTACAAAGTCGCCCAGACCCATGCTCTTGGTCACTGCGGCCAGAGACCAAGCCATGACCAGGATCGCGCCGGTGAGGGACATCAGCTTAAAGCCGTCCACGATGGTGCTCATGGTGTCTTCGAAGGTGAGGATCTTGGAGAACAGCGCCACAGTGATGCCGGTCACTGCCATGCCGAAGGAACCCCAGTACAGAGCCAGCTGAGCGTCGCAGGCATCTAGGATGGACATGAAGTCTGTGCCCGCCCGGTCGGGGTTGGTCATGCCGGTGTAGATGATGCCGAAGATAATGATGGCAAAGGTGA
Encoded here:
- a CDS encoding TIM-barrel domain-containing protein — its product is MNPIYHIQTTPAACPENIVAGQHYRITVLTQGLLRLEYSPDGVFEDRPTQTVLHRDFPKTNFRVLHQDGQLEIHTDRVHLVYNEKPFSPQGLSIQVKGGLTQYHSIWRYGQKASDLGGTARTLDEANGAIPLESGILSRNGFAVLDDSSSQILLEDGWLEPRKKGIQDLYFWGYGHDYTQALQDFYHLCGSAPMLPRFALGNWWSRYYRYTQDSYLELMDRFQKENIPFTVGVIDMDWHLVDIDPKYGSGWTGYTWNRELFPDPPALLEELHRRGMKVTLNVHPAEGVQAHEEQYLPMAKEMGVDWQAEDPVACDPADPKFLEAYFKYLHHPLEEQGVDFWWIDWQQGNLCKVEGLDPLWILNHYHFLDSGRDGKRPMTFSRYAGPGSHRYPVGFSGDTIVTWESLNFQPYFTANASNIGYGWWSHDIGGHMHGYRNDELVTRWVQLGVFSPINRLHASNSPFQGKEPWRYKEEAQQAMTQALQERHRLVPYLYTMNYRAWKEGLPLVEPLYYRWSEAEEAYQYKTQYCFGTQLMAAPVTTPRIQGLNVAKVPTWLPEGTWYDLYTGMVYAGGRTLDLYRSLDSIPVLAPAGAILPLTDEISGTQAASNPASLRIKVFAGADGDFTLYEDDNTTQAYLNGVCVTTPMTYREADGRAVFTVHPAQGERSLIPSKRSFTVELTGFADAAGAAEVKVGETAASAQTSYDSFHRILTVTVEDVPVETGLEISLGLEHRKMGNDTVERCFRFLDQAEVSFDLKDEIYRRIAKESRTTVLLGQLNAMELDHDLYGALLEILTA
- a CDS encoding Na+/H+ antiporter NhaC family protein; protein product: MDTNYGILALIPPLVAILLCFATKQVLLSMFAGLFAGTLIMSNWNPFAGAALALEQIATNMADNVILLLFTLFMGVGISFIWRLGGSLALAEAAKRRFKKRRSVCLGTWGLGMLCSVNDCLVAAVDGNVFRDICKDYKISSEKFSYVLDSTAAPAAAFFISDWIAYQIGMISQGLDAAGIDSITPMGAYIKSLPFNMYSIFTLLFVGMLMYTGRDYGPMLKAEVRALTTGQFTKPNAHPMLNVGHELGEPKRTKPMIRSFVLPIVVTFAIIIFGIIYTGMTNPDRAGTDFMSILDACDAQLALYWGSFGMAVTGITVALFSKILTFEDTMSTIVDGFKLMSLTGAILVMAWSLAAVTKSMGLGDFVAATVGGSVPVGLLPVLVLVCSIIIAFATGTSWGTMAIMTPLAIQLGYAITGDVNFAAGMCGAVLSGAILGDHASPVSDTTVMASIFSGADHIDHVGTQLPYALTVGGVIAVMYLIYGFTQVTPFVLLPLGVVILYFLQIVFHKWSLKRYNIDPGYRKYMTEDHKQ